The Streptococcus sanguinis genome contains the following window.
GCATAAGGCAGGCCTGTCAGAGAGTAGGCGACAAAGACCAAAACACCGACAATGACGGCCTCGATCATCTGCCCCATCAGAAACTTATCATAGGTCTCAACAATGACAGAACCGACATAGGATAGGCGTTTCACAGCCTTCTCAGGAAGCAGTACCTGCAGGAGACGGCTAGTGATTGTCTGCAAATGCTCTTTGCTGCTCAAAAAAGCAAACATGAGAAAAATAGACATGATGATAGAAAAGAAATTGCCAAAAATAGCAGAGATATTGCCCGTCAGACTGCCCAGAAGAGAGATGGCTCGGTTGACAATGTCACTGTTTTGCAGTTGCTTGGTTAAATCTTGCAACTGACTAGAGGAAAGCAAGCCAGACTGCTGCAGCCACTTGGCTACCTGAGGCGCTACCTTGCCGATTGTTGCGCTCAGCTGATTGACCGCTGTGGTCAGGGTCGGTACGACGATGGAAACAATCCCCGTCATAATGAGAGCTAAAATCAGCACCTCTAAAACCAAGGCCAAACCGCGCTGCAACTTCTGAGGGACTCGGCATTTTTCTAGAAGGTCTTCCAGCTTTTTCATCGGGACATTAAAGATAAAGGCTAGGACTCCACCCAGTATAATAGGCGAAAAAACCGAAGTCAGACTCTGCAGGCCAGACCAGATATTCCCGATATAGAGAACCAGAGCCATAGCGAGCGCCGCAAAGACGATGAGTTTATAGGATTCATTTATTTTTTTCATAAGGCTTCCTTTTAAGGTTTTGTCATTTCCTTATTTTATCATAATTTTCGAGGACTTTCGAGCAGGAGAAAGCAAGGGTCAGTCAGCTTTTTCATTGATCTTAAAAATTTTGCAAATCTTGAAGATAGAGAACCCCAGCTCCTATGGATAGAAGGCCTGCAAAGATAGCTAGAAAAGGAATAAATCCCATGATGGATGCAAAAAGCAGCATCTGATGATTCATCTTATTGACCCTTGAGTCCCCAGCATAATGAGACATACCAGCTAAGGAAAGCATCAACAAGAAAAGATTAATTAGCACAATCAGAACTCCCCAGATGTAATTTTCAATGAAGCTGAGAATCAAATCAACAAACTCAAAACTTGATCTTTGTAAAGACAAATAAATGATCAGAATTCCCGCTATAATACTCGCAATCCCATTTACCAATAACAATTTATTCGACTTCATATAAATCTCATTCTTTCTTTTTTACAAATAGTATACCTAGCCACTTTCTAATCTGTCAACCATTATCAAAGAATGGCTGTCTCATCCGATAAATCCGTTTTCATTCGAATTATCTTATGATAAAATAGCTTTATGCACAAGAAAACGATTATTGATTTTAAGCAGTTGGGCCAACGCCTGATTTTTACGAATCCCATCAAGGAGCTAAAGACTCGTCGTCTTGACCAAGTAAAGGAACTTTTGACAGAGATTGAGAGCTGGCAGGAGAAAGGATACTATGCTGTCGGTTATGTCAGCTATGAAGCAGCTCCAGCCTTTGAGGAAAAGTTTCAGGTTCATCAGGATCCGCTCCAGAAAGAATACCTCCTCTACTTTACTATCCACGATACGGCCGAGCAGGCTGCCATTCCCTTGACCTATGAGGAAGTGGAAATGCCAGCGGCTTGGCGAGGGCTGACTTCTGAGCAAGAGTATGAAAAGGCCATCGAAACTATTCACCATCATATCCGCCAAGGCGATACTTATCAGGTCAACTACACGGTACAGCTGTGCGCGGAGCTCAATCCTGAGGATAGCTTGGCTATTTACAACAGGCTGGTTGTCGAGCAAAATGCGGCCTACAATGCCTATGTAGAGCATGACGAGACTGCCATCTTGTCCATCAGTCCTGAACTCTTTTTCGAGGAGCAGCGAGGTCAACTGACCACTCGTCCTATGAAAGGAACCACCAATCGGGGACTGACCTTAGAGCAGGATAGAGAGCAGGCTGCATGGTTGGCCCAGGATGCCAAAAACCGAGCAGAAAATATGATGATTGTCGATTTGCTGCGCAATGACATGAACCGTATTTCTCAGACGGGCAGCGAGCACATTGAGCGGCTCTGCAGCGTCGAACAATACTCTACAGTCTGGCAGATGACCTCTACCATCAAAAGCCAGCTGCATGAGGGAATCGGACTAGCAGAACTTTTCAAGGCACTCTTTCCTTGCGGATCTATCACAGGTGCGCCTAAAATCTCGACCATGGCTATCATCAAGGCGACAGAAAAAGCTGCCCGCGGTGTCTACTGCGGTACAGTCGGCATTTGCCTGCCAGACCAGAGACGGATTTTCAACGTGGCCATCCGCACCATCCAGCTACAGGCTGGCAAGGCCGTCTATGGTGTTGGCGGGGGAATCACTTGGGACAGCACGTGGAAATCCGAATACATCGAAACCCAGCAAAAATCAGCCGTCCTCTATCGGAAAAATCCGCGATTTGACCTGATTTCCACTGGAAAAATGACGGATGGGAAGCTGACCTTGCAAGACCAACACCTGCAAAGACTGACAGAAGCAGCTAGCTACTTCGCCTATCCTTTTGAGCAAGACAAACTGAAGCAAGAGCTAGAAGAAACCTGCGCTCAGCTGGATAAAGGGCAGGATTACAGGCTGCGTATAGCTCTTAAAAAAGACGGCAGTATTGAGCTAGAAACTGCTCCTCTACTGCCACTGACGGAGACTTTCAGAAAGGCAAAACTGGTTGAGCAAACAGCCAATCTAGCCCAGCCTTTTACCTATTTCAAGACCAGCCATCGGCCTCATCTGACCTTGGAGCAGCAAGAACAGATTTACTACAATACTCAAGGCCAACTGCTGGAAACCTCTATCGGAAATCTACTGCTGGAGCTAGACGGCAAGCTCTACACGCCTCCAGCTGAACTAGGCCTGCTCAAGGGCACCTATCGCCAGCAGCTACTGGATAAGGGGCAAGCTACTGAAAAAGTTTTAACGCTGGCTGATCTGGCTC
Protein-coding sequences here:
- a CDS encoding AI-2E family transporter; the encoded protein is MKKINESYKLIVFAALAMALVLYIGNIWSGLQSLTSVFSPIILGGVLAFIFNVPMKKLEDLLEKCRVPQKLQRGLALVLEVLILALIMTGIVSIVVPTLTTAVNQLSATIGKVAPQVAKWLQQSGLLSSSQLQDLTKQLQNSDIVNRAISLLGSLTGNISAIFGNFFSIIMSIFLMFAFLSSKEHLQTITSRLLQVLLPEKAVKRLSYVGSVIVETYDKFLMGQMIEAVIVGVLVFVAYSLTGLPYAALTGVLAGVLSFIPYIGPFSACALGAIFIFTDSPWKALLSIAVFQGVQLIEGNVIYPRVVGQSVGLPTLFTLAAALIGGNLFGLVGMIFFIPIFAVIYRLVREFVVEKEEKKALVKE
- a CDS encoding insulin activator factor, with the translated sequence MKSNKLLLVNGIASIIAGILIIYLSLQRSSFEFVDLILSFIENYIWGVLIVLINLFLLMLSLAGMSHYAGDSRVNKMNHQMLLFASIMGFIPFLAIFAGLLSIGAGVLYLQDLQNF
- the pabB gene encoding aminodeoxychorismate synthase component I, with the protein product MHKKTIIDFKQLGQRLIFTNPIKELKTRRLDQVKELLTEIESWQEKGYYAVGYVSYEAAPAFEEKFQVHQDPLQKEYLLYFTIHDTAEQAAIPLTYEEVEMPAAWRGLTSEQEYEKAIETIHHHIRQGDTYQVNYTVQLCAELNPEDSLAIYNRLVVEQNAAYNAYVEHDETAILSISPELFFEEQRGQLTTRPMKGTTNRGLTLEQDREQAAWLAQDAKNRAENMMIVDLLRNDMNRISQTGSEHIERLCSVEQYSTVWQMTSTIKSQLHEGIGLAELFKALFPCGSITGAPKISTMAIIKATEKAARGVYCGTVGICLPDQRRIFNVAIRTIQLQAGKAVYGVGGGITWDSTWKSEYIETQQKSAVLYRKNPRFDLISTGKMTDGKLTLQDQHLQRLTEAASYFAYPFEQDKLKQELEETCAQLDKGQDYRLRIALKKDGSIELETAPLLPLTETFRKAKLVEQTANLAQPFTYFKTSHRPHLTLEQQEQIYYNTQGQLLETSIGNLLLELDGKLYTPPAELGLLKGTYRQQLLDKGQATEKVLTLADLAQAEKIYACNAVRGVYELEIDKGEL